A region of the Massilia sp. erpn genome:
TTCATCCCAACCATTTTTAGAAAGCCCATCATGAACCAGTCCACCTCCAGCCTGAACGGCAAAGTCGCTTTCGTCACCGGCGGCTCGCGCGGCATCGGCGCCGCCATCGTGCGCCGCCTGGCCGCCGACGGCGCCACCGTCGCCTTCACGTACCACAATTCGCGCGGCGCGGCCGATGCGCTGGCGGCCGAAGTGGAAGCGGCGGGCGGCCGCGCCCTGCCGATTCAGGCCGATGCCGCCGACGTCCATGCGGTCAAGGCGGCGATCGACGATCTGGCCAGGCAGTTCGGCCATCTCAACATCCTGGTCAACAATGCCGGCGTCTTCATTCCCGGCGCGCTGGCCGATTTTTCGCTGGAGGATTTCGACCGCACCGTGAACGTGAATGTGCGCGCGGTGTTCGCCGCCATCAAGGCCGCAGCCGTGCATATGGGCGAAGGTGGCCGCGTGATCAATATCGGCAGCGTGAATGCCGACCGCGTGCCCTTCCCCGGCATGAGCGTGTACGCCATGAGCAAGGCGGCGCTGACCGGCCTGGTGCAAGGCCTGGCGCGCGACCTGGGTCCGCGCGGCATCACCGTCAACAATGTGCAGCCTGGCCCCGTGAATACGGAAATGAATCCGGCGAGCGGCGATTTTGCCAACGCCATGCACGCCATCATGGCGCTGCCGCGCCATGGACATCCCGATGAAGTGGCGGGCATGGTGGCCTACCTGGCACGTCCGGAAGCGGCTTTCGTCACCGGCGCCAACCTGACCATCGACGGCGGCTTCGGCGCCTAAGGCGGAACGGCGTAGTCAGGCGCCGCCGTGCTGCCCCGGATCGGGCAGCACGTGCCCCGGATACAGGCGCTGCAAGGTCTGCACCACCACCTGCGCCACCAGTTCGCGCACCGGCGCGATATCGGCCTCCTCCTGCTCGCGCAAGGCCGTCCACAGGCCTTGCAGCGTGTCCTCGCGCAGCGCCACCGCCTGCTCCACCTCGTCCTGCCAGAAGGCGGGCGCTTCGCTCTCGACGAAGTTGCCGCGCCCCCGGCCGAAATGGGCCACAGCCAGATAGCGCAGCACATTCGAGACCAGCAAGGTGCGCAGGAATTCGTCCGATAGCGCGATCGAAGACTGGCGCCGGTCGGTGCTGGCATTGAAGCCCCAGGCCACGCCGGCAAAGGTCAGCGCGCCGATCACGCCGCCCAGCAAGGCGCCCGTTCCCAGCGTCAGTCCGCCCGCCGCCAGATCGGCCGACAATCCCGTCGCCGCGCCCGAGACGATGGCACCCAGCAGCGCCGCCTGCGCCTTCTCGACCGGCGCGCGCACCACGAAATTCTCGCTGACGCGGGCATTGATCTTGGGCGCTTCGCTGGCATCGAGCTTGTGCAGCGCCAGCAAGCCCACCGTGGTCTGGCCGATGCCCAGGTTCAGGCGCGCCACCAGGGTATTCATCGCGCGCTCCTGGCGCTTGCGCTCCTCGCCCTTGCCAACGCCGACCAGCTTGAGCGCCGCGCCCAGCACCGAACGCTGCGCCACGTCGACCAGCTGGCGGTCGCGCGTGGCGTCCAGCAGTTGCTGCGCCAATAGCGAGAGCGACTGCGCGAAGCGCTGCGCATTATTCTTTTCCCACGCGGCGAACAGGCGCTGATAAGACAGCTGCTTGGAGGCCGGCAGCATGCCGCGCACCGCCTCGTAGAACACGCGCTCATGTACCCAGCAGCGGGCGAAGGCATCCAGCGGCAGCACTTCGCGCACCACGGCGAACTGCTGCAGATACTGCTTCCAGCGCGCCAGCTCGGCCTGCTCCTCGTGCTGCGGCCGCGGTGGCCCCATCTGATTCAGCAGCACCAGCACCGACTTGCCCAGCCACTCCAGTATCTTCATCTCCGGCGGCAGATAACCGGCATCCTTCGGCGCCTCCGACGAATTCACCAGGTACAGCACGACGTCGGCCGCATCGCGCGCGGCGCGCAAGGCTTGCTGGCTCAGCCAGAACGGACGGTCGCGGTAGCGGTCCAGCACTTCGCGCAGGAACCAGCCGATTGGATTGCCGGACGAGGCGAGCCGCTTCAGCAACCGCGCCGAATCGCCGAAACCGGGTGTGTCCCACAGCAGCAGGGCATCGCCTTCTGCATTGTTCAGCAGCGTATGCGCTTCCGACAGCACCGTCACATGGGCCGCATCGCGCACTTCGCCCACATCGCTGCCGATCAGGGTGCGCGCCAGCGTGGTCTTGCCGTTATTTGTGTGCGAGATCAGGGCCAGCTGGATCTGCATTCCGGTCTCGCTCATAGTCCCCCCGATAGCGGCAGGCCGGCGCCCTGCTCCAGCGCGCGCAGCTCCGGCTGCAGAAGGTTGACGATGGTGGCATCCACGCCGTGATAGAGGCAGAACTGGCGCCACAGCTCGACCCGCTCCGCCAGGCGCACCGCATCGGCATTGCGCGCGGCGAAGCCCGAATCGTCGACCAGTACCGCCACGCCGCGCGGCGCCGCCTTCGCAATCAGCTGGGCGAGGAAGGCGCCATGGCTTTCGCGTTCCGGCGTCGCGGCCAGATTGAACAGGGCCGCCGTCAAACTGACCTCACTATTATTCCAGTCCACGTCCTTGAGCGCATCGCGCAGCTCGTCGCCATACGCGATGGCCGGCGCCAATTGCACGCGCGCCTTCTCGCCCAGCAGACTGGCAGCCACCGCCTGCAAGCCCTTGCTGCGCGCCTCATCCACGGTGAAGCTGAAAGGCAGCACGCGCAGCGCACCGGCCGGCTGGCCGGTCGCCTCGCCCAGCTTGCGAAAATACGGCTGCTCCAGGTCGAGCGGGAAGCGGCGCGCCAGCCAGCGCACCCGCAGGACGGCCAGCATCGCCAGCACCAGCCGCGGCGCCACCGCCAGCAACAGCAAAGTGGCCGCATATAAATGCACCCATAGCGCTCCGTTGGGCGCAGTCTGGGCTTGCGGGAAATGCAGGGCCTGGACATCGGCCAGCGTGAAGCCGGACAGATGGAAGACCAGGATCGCCGGGGTGAACAGCATGCTCAGCAAGCCATGCACCTGCTCGGCGCTGAGGAAGGTGCTTTCCCAGCCGGCCGCATACTGCACCAGCAGTCCGCGTGCATACAGGGACGCCGTGGCGCCCAGCGCAAAGGCGGCGGCACTCAGATGAATGGTGCAGGCCAGGCGTGCGCCGTTCAGCCTGGCACTCAGCTGCGTCCACTCGCCCATGAAAGCAAATAGCGCCGACGACATCGCGTGCGGCAGCTTGCGCGGCAGCGCATTGCGGCCCACGCCCAGGCGCTGTATCCAGGCGGCGCGCCAGCGGCTCGCGCGCCGTTTCGGCCAGCATAGCCAGAGCAGCATGCCGAGATAAACCGCCAAATTCCAAAAGATGATGATCAGCAGGGGCGCCGACAACAGATCGGCATGATGGGGATCGGTGATGCGGTCCAGCCCCGCGCCCAGCAAGAGCGCCAGCAACGGCAGGGTGTAGACCAGGGTATGCAGGCCGGGACGGCGGCGGACGAAGGCGGCGAAGGCCGGTGTGCGCTGTCCCAGTTTTTTGATGATCTGCTCGGCGCGCTGCTGCAGAAAATGCTCCTGGGTGGCAGCCGACTTGCTTTCCGCCGCCTGCCATTGCGCCAGCTCACGCGCCGCCCGGCTGGCGTAGCTGCGGTCATCCTCACTGAGGATTTCGCGCTGCTGGTCAGCCGTTTCAATGGCGCGCACCAATACTACGTCCCGTGCATGTCGCTCGTTCATGCTGCTCCTTGTTCTGGAGCAAACATTATAGCCTTCCGACGCTGGGGTGCGCGCCGTCCTGCTATTGCGTCCAGGCCGCCAGCGTTTCCTCAGCTGTGCCGTTGGCCAGCGATTTTTCGATCAGCACATACGCCTTGCCGCCGTCCGCTGTCGCTACGCTGTATGCCTGTAGCTTGACGCTGCGCTTGAAGACCGTATCGACCATGGCCTCCCCTTTCAGCGCCTGGCTCACCTGGGCCGCAGCAAACTGCACACTGGCCGCCGGCGTAGTCAGCGTGGCATTGCCTGCCGCATCGAAACTGAAGCTGCGCCCACTGCTTGTCAACGGACAGTCCTCGCGCAGCACGGCAAACCGCTGTGCTGCCAACCCGGCCGCTTCACGAATGGGGACAGCCTTGCCGGCCACCAGGTAATCCGCCACACTGCTCTTGCCGGCCTTGGTCGCACACATCAGCACCGCAGCGGGGAGGAATTTATAACTGCTGAAACCATGGCTGCTGCCTGGCGGGGGCGGCGCAGGCGGCGCATACGCTTCACTTTCGAAGCGCCGTGCAGCGGCCTGGGCCAGCGGGGCAAACAGGGTCTCATCAGCCGCCTGATCGACGGCGGCAAGCAGGCTGCGCGAGGCGTCATACTGCCATGATTCCATGGGCTGCGGGGGAATCGACAACGCCAGGGAATAAGCGCCCGACAAAGCCAGCTTCTTGCCCAGCACTTGCAGATCCGCGCCTGCCGCGCTGTTCATGAGCGCCAATGGCAGGTGATTCCGGTCAAGCTGGCCGGTCTCCAGCCTGGTCCGCCATTTGGCTTTTTCCGTACTATCCGGTGCGCGGTTGAATAAGGTGCGGAACATTTTCTCAAGCTGAGCCTCCTCCGTGCCGCTATAGAAGGCGCCGGAAATAGGCGATTTAGCGAAGACCGAGACCGCCTCCGCTACGCGTTCATTGCCGGGCAGCGCCGCCTCCAGTTCCTTGCCGCTGAGAGGCATCCCATCGATCAGATATCGTTTGCTGAAATAAGTGAAGCCATAGTAATCGGCTGCTCCGCCAAAATAGCTGAGATGCAACTGAGTGACCAGCGGATAATAGTCGCTTTCCACGACCCCGCTCGGCAGCGTGGATGGGCCTGCCGGGTTCGGAGGCACCGACGTGGATGGCGTTACCGGGACGGTAGGCGCGGGAGCGACCGGCGATGCTGGGCTGGGCGGCACCGGGGTGCCGGCCGTGGCTGAGAGGGATTGAGGGGCGGCAGGGCCGCCACCTGAACCTCCGCAAGCCGCCAGCAGCAGGGAGATGAAGCAGGTAAATGCAAGTTTCATTTTGCTCCTTTATGCTATTTGCCGCGCCCCCGTCCATCGGCGAGGGCCGGCTGCTTCCAATTCAACTCAAGGCTGCGACCAGGCCGATATGCTCTCCCCTGGTGAACCGGCAACCACTACTTTTTCCACCAGGACAACGCTGGCACTGCCATACGCAAGCGGCAAGGCATAAGCAAGCAAGGTGGTTTTCGTCTTATTCACGGGATCTTCAATCGGCAGACCGTTCAAGGCGCCGCTTACCTGAGCCGCCGTGTACCGCAGCGTCGCCCCGTTGCCTGTAAGGGTGGCGTTGCCCGCGCCATCAAAACTTATCCGGCGGGTGCCATTGGAATCGCTGCAATCGGTATGGTGGGCATTGAATTCCTGGGAGGCCAGCTCTTCGGCCTTCAAATAGCGCAAGCCATTTTCCAGGGGTTGGAAATCGTCCACCCGCTGCTTGCCCTGAACCGTCGCACACATGATGGCGGCCGGACGCCGGAACAGGTAGCCGGTAAAGCCTCGGACACTGCCGCCAGGCAAAGGGAAAGCCGTCGGCTGAGCGTCGGCTTCAAAGCGCTTGACCGCCGCCCTGGCTACCGGAGCCAGCAATGGATTGTCTGCCGGGAGAGCTGGAATGGCGGAGAGCAAGGCGCGCGACACCGCCAGCGCATCCGGGGCGCTTGTAAACAAGGCTTTCAGCTCCGTGGTGTTGATCGCAGCACTAAATTCCCGCGCGGCCAGCAGTTTATTTTTCAATAAGGCGACGTCACCGCTCGGTGCATTTCCCAATATCATTACCGGCGCTTGCTGGCGCGATAACTTTCCACTATCCAGCTGATTCAGCCACTGCGTCTTTTCCATAGCTGACGGAGCACGGCTGAATAAGGTCTTATATACCGTCGTCAGAAATACATCATTATTTCCGCGATAAATTTCCTGTGAGCTCTGCGAATTTGCCAACGCATCAATATAAGTTCTGGCATTTGCGTCAGTATTGTAGGCAATCGCCAGATCCGAAATTTTAATCGCTAATTTAGCAGCATTATTTCTGGTCGCCCAGAAATTCAGCGCCGCTGGGTCGGCAGCGGCACCGAGATAGGCAAGATGGATTTGCTGGACCTGGTCATAATAATCGCTATCCGCGTGGATTACAGCAGGCGGCGGCACGATTTCCGGCACGCTTGGCAAATTTACCTGTGCCGTACTTGCTCCATTGCCACCTCCGCCGCAAGCGGCAAGCAATGACAGAATAAAAACTCCTAATATCCTATCCCTTTTCATAAATACCTCCTCTTAAATTCGCATTGAGTAAGAACATATCGAGAGAGTAAAACTCCTGGCAGAAGATTTTTGTGATCGACATCACAATCACTGACAAATATTGATGCTTTCATAATTAAAGTCAAAAGCCCTCTTTCCGCCGTTTCACGCGGCTGTGCACGCCAAAACTTGGCTTGCTCATACCAGTTCCTGGCGCAGTTACTTGCTTCCGCCAAGGCGTAGCGTTGCTGCAACTGAGGGAAGCGCAGTTCGCAGTACAGCTTGTCTGCAGCGGGATTGCGCGTAGAATCATCCGGCCGGTTGATTTCAAATTTATGAAATTAATAACAGGCATATTCAAAATTTGATGCGGAAGTCTCACCTGATAAGGAGTTCTCTGCTATGCGAATAAATTTTGACAATTCAGTTAAAAACAAAACATTCTTACCAAAAATTGCGGTGAGCCTGGCCCTTGCGTTTTCTAGCCCGAGCCTTCTGGCCCAATCGAAAGCTACCATTGCTGCGGCTGAACGCGATCTTGCCACTTACGTGCAACATAATATTCAAAATAAATCCGGCACCCTGCCCCTGGGCTTTCCGCTGGAGATCAGCGATGTGCAAGACTTAAAAGATGCACGCATTGGTCACGGCTTTCAGGTATACACCGTAGATCCCAAGGATATTCTCGCGGGGCGCAGCGACATTCACGGCCTGGCCAGGCCAACCGGCATTTGGCGCTTTGTTATCAGCATCAATGCAAAACCCATAGGCTTGGCC
Encoded here:
- a CDS encoding DUF3482 domain-containing protein; this encodes MSETGMQIQLALISHTNNGKTTLARTLIGSDVGEVRDAAHVTVLSEAHTLLNNAEGDALLLWDTPGFGDSARLLKRLASSGNPIGWFLREVLDRYRDRPFWLSQQALRAARDAADVVLYLVNSSEAPKDAGYLPPEMKILEWLGKSVLVLLNQMGPPRPQHEEQAELARWKQYLQQFAVVREVLPLDAFARCWVHERVFYEAVRGMLPASKQLSYQRLFAAWEKNNAQRFAQSLSLLAQQLLDATRDRQLVDVAQRSVLGAALKLVGVGKGEERKRQERAMNTLVARLNLGIGQTTVGLLALHKLDASEAPKINARVSENFVVRAPVEKAQAALLGAIVSGAATGLSADLAAGGLTLGTGALLGGVIGALTFAGVAWGFNASTDRRQSSIALSDEFLRTLLVSNVLRYLAVAHFGRGRGNFVESEAPAFWQDEVEQAVALREDTLQGLWTALREQEEADIAPVRELVAQVVVQTLQRLYPGHVLPDPGQHGGA
- a CDS encoding DUF2868 domain-containing protein is translated as MNERHARDVVLVRAIETADQQREILSEDDRSYASRAARELAQWQAAESKSAATQEHFLQQRAEQIIKKLGQRTPAFAAFVRRRPGLHTLVYTLPLLALLLGAGLDRITDPHHADLLSAPLLIIIFWNLAVYLGMLLWLCWPKRRASRWRAAWIQRLGVGRNALPRKLPHAMSSALFAFMGEWTQLSARLNGARLACTIHLSAAAFALGATASLYARGLLVQYAAGWESTFLSAEQVHGLLSMLFTPAILVFHLSGFTLADVQALHFPQAQTAPNGALWVHLYAATLLLLAVAPRLVLAMLAVLRVRWLARRFPLDLEQPYFRKLGEATGQPAGALRVLPFSFTVDEARSKGLQAVAASLLGEKARVQLAPAIAYGDELRDALKDVDWNNSEVSLTAALFNLAATPERESHGAFLAQLIAKAAPRGVAVLVDDSGFAARNADAVRLAERVELWRQFCLYHGVDATIVNLLQPELRALEQGAGLPLSGGL
- a CDS encoding DUF4214 domain-containing protein, whose translation is MKRDRILGVFILSLLAACGGGGNGASTAQVNLPSVPEIVPPPAVIHADSDYYDQVQQIHLAYLGAAADPAALNFWATRNNAAKLAIKISDLAIAYNTDANARTYIDALANSQSSQEIYRGNNDVFLTTVYKTLFSRAPSAMEKTQWLNQLDSGKLSRQQAPVMILGNAPSGDVALLKNKLLAAREFSAAINTTELKALFTSAPDALAVSRALLSAIPALPADNPLLAPVARAAVKRFEADAQPTAFPLPGGSVRGFTGYLFRRPAAIMCATVQGKQRVDDFQPLENGLRYLKAEELASQEFNAHHTDCSDSNGTRRISFDGAGNATLTGNGATLRYTAAQVSGALNGLPIEDPVNKTKTTLLAYALPLAYGSASVVLVEKVVVAGSPGESISAWSQP
- a CDS encoding SDR family oxidoreductase; translated protein: MNQSTSSLNGKVAFVTGGSRGIGAAIVRRLAADGATVAFTYHNSRGAADALAAEVEAAGGRALPIQADAADVHAVKAAIDDLARQFGHLNILVNNAGVFIPGALADFSLEDFDRTVNVNVRAVFAAIKAAAVHMGEGGRVINIGSVNADRVPFPGMSVYAMSKAALTGLVQGLARDLGPRGITVNNVQPGPVNTEMNPASGDFANAMHAIMALPRHGHPDEVAGMVAYLARPEAAFVTGANLTIDGGFGA